Proteins from a genomic interval of Desulfovibrio piger:
- a CDS encoding Mor transcription activator family protein yields the protein MAERYAELLDDVAAKVARMARCGLPPMDEAQARDFGRRVADMLAEDWGGSSVYIPKNLASRFRRRDALLYREFTGQNVQELAQKYGLTQQRVYAIIKAERTRRAHAQLSLPGLSGLFS from the coding sequence ATGGCGGAACGATATGCGGAACTGCTGGACGATGTGGCCGCGAAGGTGGCGCGCATGGCCCGCTGCGGGCTTCCCCCTATGGATGAAGCGCAGGCCAGGGACTTCGGGCGGCGTGTGGCGGACATGCTGGCCGAAGACTGGGGCGGTTCCAGTGTGTATATCCCGAAGAACCTCGCGTCCCGTTTCCGCCGGCGGGACGCGCTTCTGTACCGGGAGTTCACCGGGCAGAACGTGCAGGAGCTTGCGCAAAAGTACGGCCTGACGCAGCAGCGGGTCTATGCCATCATCAAGGCGGAACGCACCCGGCGGGCGCATGCGCAGCTTTCCCTTCCCGGCCTTTCCGGCCTGTTCTCCTGA
- a CDS encoding putative holin, which produces MLNKLFSARWWFLYLGVAALCLVTGLAVFSPQQLPVVLYKAALVLLAALLGNVVSVAFCPYARLTSYLVDDWRKDPDADGGSDVDYPIVEGYAGVFAAALVYRAVVVGAVTLAFCLGL; this is translated from the coding sequence ATGCTGAACAAACTGTTTTCCGCCCGCTGGTGGTTCCTGTACCTGGGGGTCGCCGCCCTGTGCCTTGTGACCGGGCTGGCTGTCTTTTCTCCCCAGCAGCTCCCTGTCGTGCTGTACAAGGCGGCGCTGGTGCTGCTTGCCGCGCTGCTGGGCAATGTGGTCAGCGTGGCCTTTTGCCCGTATGCCCGCCTGACCAGCTACCTTGTGGACGACTGGCGCAAGGATCCCGACGCGGACGGCGGTTCCGACGTGGACTATCCGATCGTGGAGGGCTATGCGGGCGTGTTCGCCGCGGCGCTGGTGTACCGGGCTGTCGTTGTGGGGGCGGTGACGCTGGCCTTTTGTCTGGGGCTGTAG
- a CDS encoding transglycosylase SLT domain-containing protein: MGLAAGSTHAAEITIPRAALQYRNQLVREARAVWGLDAPVAVFAAQIHTESWWRNDTVSHVGAQGLAQFMPATAKWLPTVAPETGRPAPFNPAWSLRACVTYDRWLWERVPGHDDRERMAFTLSAYNGGLGWVGRDRKKARGLGLDDRVWFGAVENVNAGRGKAAFRENRNYPRLILNERQYAYIKAGWGPGV, translated from the coding sequence ATGGGCCTGGCCGCCGGAAGCACCCATGCCGCGGAAATCACGATCCCTCGTGCGGCGCTCCAGTACCGCAACCAGCTTGTCCGCGAGGCCCGCGCCGTGTGGGGCCTGGATGCCCCGGTGGCCGTGTTCGCGGCGCAGATCCACACGGAAAGCTGGTGGCGCAACGACACGGTTTCCCACGTGGGGGCTCAGGGACTGGCGCAGTTCATGCCGGCGACGGCCAAATGGCTGCCCACGGTCGCCCCGGAAACGGGCAGACCCGCGCCGTTCAATCCGGCATGGAGCCTGCGTGCCTGCGTCACCTATGATCGCTGGCTCTGGGAGCGTGTGCCCGGACATGACGACCGCGAGCGCATGGCCTTTACCCTGTCCGCCTACAACGGCGGTTTGGGCTGGGTGGGCCGTGACCGCAAAAAGGCCCGTGGCCTGGGGCTGGATGACCGCGTCTGGTTCGGTGCCGTGGAGAACGTGAACGCCGGACGCGGCAAAGCCGCCTTCCGTGAAAACCGCAACTACCCCAGGCTGATCCTGAACGAACGCCAGTACGCGTATATCAAGGCAGGCTGGGGGCCGGGAGTCTAG
- a CDS encoding DUF2730 family protein: MTDFLTVLDRWWPVLGVIATLFYGWGIYHLSRRFVTKEEYEAVRTEQENMSGRLESLERRMETVPDSETMHRIALSLAEVRGDMKAVRNRMDGMDTSIGGIKEQINMLVQHHLDQERR, translated from the coding sequence ATGACTGACTTTTTGACCGTGCTTGACCGCTGGTGGCCTGTGCTGGGCGTGATCGCCACTCTCTTCTACGGCTGGGGCATCTACCATCTGTCCCGCCGTTTCGTCACCAAGGAAGAATACGAGGCCGTACGCACGGAACAGGAAAACATGTCCGGGCGGCTGGAATCGCTGGAGCGTCGCATGGAAACCGTACCGGACAGCGAGACCATGCACAGGATCGCGCTCTCGCTCGCCGAGGTGCGCGGCGACATGAAGGCCGTGCGCAACCGCATGGACGGCATGGATACGTCCATCGGCGGCATCAAGGAACAAATCAACATGCTTGTCCAGCACCATCTGGATCAGGAGAGAAGATGA
- a CDS encoding VpaChn25_0724 family phage protein, whose product MRTFAELQAENRRCAFLRFLAEDPDYAMNTSLLQSALEAVGHGVSRDCVDADAAWLEDAGLVECEALSGILVVKITRRGLDVACGRAVVPGVKRPGPRL is encoded by the coding sequence ATGAGGACATTTGCCGAATTGCAGGCGGAGAATCGCCGTTGCGCGTTTTTGCGTTTTCTTGCCGAAGACCCTGATTATGCCATGAATACCAGCCTGCTGCAGAGCGCCCTTGAAGCCGTGGGGCATGGCGTTTCCCGTGATTGCGTGGATGCCGACGCCGCCTGGCTTGAGGACGCCGGGCTGGTCGAATGCGAAGCTTTGTCCGGTATCCTCGTCGTCAAGATCACCCGGCGCGGTCTTGACGTGGCCTGTGGCCGCGCTGTGGTTCCCGGCGTGAAGCGTCCAGGCCCGAGGCTGTGA
- a CDS encoding DUF3486 family protein — protein sequence MGRKSTLRRLPPEIRAEINRILSEGRLTLDELLEHLRSIGVEGVSRSALGRQKQKIDKIAAKLRQSREMTEALVREIGPAVEEGQQGRLLVEVLRRLVFDHLEKRLTSEDEESQDIDNQGFFFLAKAIKEMSQANRLDQDFEAKVRERVQKETIKAVETSAREAGLSAETVEAIKSRILGVKDA from the coding sequence ATGGGGCGCAAATCCACACTGCGCCGCCTGCCGCCGGAGATTCGGGCGGAGATCAACCGCATCCTCTCCGAAGGCCGCCTGACGCTGGACGAGCTTCTGGAACATTTGCGGAGCATCGGCGTTGAAGGGGTATCCCGTTCGGCGCTGGGCAGGCAGAAGCAGAAGATCGACAAGATAGCCGCCAAACTGCGCCAAAGCCGGGAAATGACGGAAGCCCTCGTGCGCGAGATAGGCCCGGCGGTGGAAGAAGGCCAGCAGGGCCGCCTGCTGGTGGAGGTCCTGCGCCGCCTTGTCTTCGATCACCTGGAAAAACGCCTGACCTCCGAAGATGAGGAATCACAGGATATAGACAACCAGGGCTTTTTCTTTTTGGCCAAGGCCATCAAGGAGATGTCCCAGGCCAACAGGCTTGACCAGGATTTTGAAGCCAAGGTGCGCGAGCGGGTCCAAAAGGAAACCATCAAGGCCGTGGAAACTTCCGCGCGCGAAGCCGGGCTTTCGGCCGAGACTGTGGAAGCCATCAAGAGCCGTATCCTTGGGGTGAAAGATGCCTAA
- a CDS encoding DUF935 domain-containing protein, whose product MPKSGGRGAMTAFIEEFATLQAAEGSWFFQGWPLPNPDPILRATGHALPVYRAMLYDAHIGGLARRRRAAVKALDWRLETDKAKSKTVRLVQDALSRLDVPAMVGGLWEAALFGYACAEVMWEKRESHVLPRAVIAKPQEWFRFDSEGTMLFMVMGSANGVPVPARKFLLSRQDATLKNPYGIADLARCFWPHTFKKGGLQFWLKFVEKYGSPKLVGKFDRQTPAKEQEDLLASLEACVQDAVMVIPNDNSVEILKQDGSSLSGAAENYEAFLRFCRSEISIALLGQDQTTEADTNHASATAGLEVTGDIRDADAVMVQRAVQDLVAWIVELNIGPEADAPEFVLYEQADAAAEAEADTKKAARDRAVAELRPYYTDDYLEKTYNLPPGALREEKEPEGQKPAPEGTEDGAPDEPFFAEPAPALAEAMRVQAPVDALSADLSPAFEAMLAPVLDRLAQSGDYSEKGMAEAIAAEYPKMDLEGMADMLARARFVCRLWGYVNA is encoded by the coding sequence ATGCCGAAAAGCGGGGGCCGCGGGGCCATGACCGCCTTTATTGAAGAGTTCGCCACGTTGCAGGCGGCGGAAGGTTCCTGGTTCTTCCAGGGCTGGCCGCTGCCGAACCCAGATCCCATTCTTCGGGCCACGGGCCACGCCCTGCCGGTGTATCGTGCCATGCTGTACGACGCGCATATCGGCGGCCTGGCCCGCCGGCGTCGCGCCGCGGTAAAGGCGCTGGACTGGCGGCTGGAAACGGACAAGGCGAAAAGTAAGACCGTCCGTCTGGTGCAGGACGCGCTTTCCCGCCTGGACGTGCCGGCCATGGTGGGCGGCCTGTGGGAGGCGGCGCTTTTCGGCTACGCCTGCGCGGAAGTCATGTGGGAAAAGCGGGAAAGCCATGTACTGCCCCGGGCCGTCATTGCCAAGCCGCAGGAATGGTTCCGCTTCGACAGCGAAGGGACCATGCTCTTCATGGTCATGGGCAGCGCAAACGGCGTGCCCGTGCCGGCGCGCAAGTTTCTGCTTTCCCGCCAGGACGCCACCTTGAAGAATCCCTACGGCATAGCGGACCTGGCCCGCTGTTTCTGGCCGCATACCTTCAAGAAAGGCGGCCTGCAATTCTGGCTCAAGTTTGTTGAGAAATACGGCTCGCCCAAGCTGGTGGGCAAGTTCGACCGCCAAACGCCCGCAAAAGAGCAGGAAGACCTTCTTGCCTCGCTGGAAGCCTGCGTTCAGGACGCGGTGATGGTCATCCCCAACGACAACAGCGTGGAGATTCTGAAGCAGGACGGTTCAAGCCTGTCCGGAGCGGCGGAAAACTACGAGGCTTTTCTGCGTTTCTGCCGCTCGGAAATCTCCATTGCCCTGCTGGGGCAGGATCAGACCACGGAAGCGGACACCAACCATGCGTCGGCCACGGCCGGCCTGGAAGTGACGGGAGACATCCGGGACGCGGACGCGGTCATGGTACAGCGGGCCGTGCAGGACCTGGTGGCCTGGATCGTGGAGCTGAACATTGGGCCGGAAGCGGACGCGCCGGAATTCGTGCTGTACGAGCAGGCGGACGCGGCGGCCGAAGCGGAAGCGGACACGAAGAAGGCCGCACGGGACAGGGCCGTGGCGGAACTGCGGCCCTACTACACCGATGATTATCTGGAAAAGACCTACAACCTGCCGCCCGGCGCATTGCGGGAGGAAAAGGAGCCGGAAGGACAGAAGCCGGCTCCGGAAGGGACGGAAGACGGCGCGCCTGACGAGCCTTTCTTTGCGGAGCCTGCCCCGGCGCTGGCGGAAGCCATGCGGGTACAGGCCCCGGTGGACGCGCTTTCCGCCGACCTTTCCCCGGCGTTCGAGGCCATGCTTGCGCCGGTACTGGACCGGCTGGCACAAAGCGGTGACTACTCGGAAAAAGGCATGGCCGAGGCCATAGCGGCGGAATACCCGAAGATGGACCTTGAAGGCATGGCGGACATGCTGGCGCGTGCCCGTTTCGTGTGCCGCCTGTGGGGGTATGTCAATGCCTGA
- a CDS encoding phage minor head protein, with protein MPESVSLQAAFRLPPEEAVKYFESKGYKISFDWRQVWQEEHDRVFTVAGVARDDVLFDIRKSLTTALQEGWSGQRWAKEITPTLKQKGWWGSEVIIDEDGKARVYQKGNASRLDLIFRQNVMTAYAAGRWQRQQETKKERPYLRYSAIMDGRTRPAHRALDGLVFPVDDPFWKTFYPPNGFRCRCTVVSLSRREVAPGEVKHGDGAMTEREVELKPDRDTGEVRTVQVGGYMLDGTPSGRVVFVDPGFSRNPGAGWETWDPMRALPDIPPGVGGKGTGSTAMLPGQPTFADYGLPKAKDMDKAGLGESPERLPPAKTREEAEEQLAAALKLDGEKPRVVETPAGPVVLQRALIRHMVQKERDAREQFAAFILPTLEEPGEIWLTAYADGYRRRYARFFRSSNMLLIVRVNKDGSLFWNGMKYRDKEIDKARTGVLLYAAGTKKD; from the coding sequence ATGCCTGAAAGCGTAAGTCTGCAAGCCGCGTTCCGCCTGCCGCCTGAAGAGGCGGTCAAATACTTTGAAAGCAAGGGCTACAAGATCTCCTTCGACTGGCGGCAGGTCTGGCAGGAAGAACACGACAGGGTGTTCACCGTGGCGGGCGTGGCCCGTGACGACGTGCTTTTCGATATCCGCAAATCCCTGACCACGGCCCTGCAAGAAGGCTGGAGCGGGCAACGCTGGGCAAAGGAAATTACGCCTACGCTGAAGCAAAAAGGCTGGTGGGGGTCGGAAGTCATCATTGACGAAGACGGAAAGGCCCGCGTCTATCAGAAGGGCAACGCGTCCCGGCTCGATCTCATTTTCCGGCAGAACGTCATGACGGCGTATGCCGCCGGGCGCTGGCAGCGCCAGCAGGAGACAAAGAAGGAGCGGCCCTATCTGCGCTATTCCGCCATCATGGACGGGCGCACCCGCCCGGCGCACCGCGCCCTGGACGGCCTTGTTTTTCCTGTGGATGATCCGTTCTGGAAGACATTCTATCCCCCGAACGGATTCCGCTGCCGCTGCACGGTGGTTTCCCTTTCCCGTCGGGAAGTTGCCCCCGGGGAAGTCAAACACGGCGACGGGGCCATGACGGAGCGGGAAGTGGAGCTGAAGCCGGACAGGGACACGGGGGAAGTGCGCACGGTACAGGTGGGCGGCTACATGCTGGACGGCACGCCTTCGGGCCGGGTGGTCTTTGTGGACCCCGGCTTTTCCCGCAACCCCGGCGCAGGCTGGGAAACGTGGGACCCCATGCGGGCCTTGCCGGATATTCCGCCGGGCGTGGGCGGAAAGGGCACGGGTAGCACGGCCATGTTGCCGGGGCAGCCGACCTTTGCCGACTACGGACTGCCGAAAGCGAAGGACATGGATAAGGCCGGTCTGGGGGAAAGCCCGGAGCGCCTGCCGCCGGCAAAGACCCGGGAAGAGGCGGAAGAACAGCTTGCCGCGGCCCTGAAGCTGGACGGGGAAAAGCCACGCGTAGTGGAAACGCCGGCCGGCCCGGTGGTCCTTCAGCGGGCGCTCATACGGCACATGGTACAAAAGGAACGTGACGCCCGCGAGCAGTTCGCGGCCTTCATTTTACCCACGTTGGAGGAGCCCGGTGAAATATGGTTGACGGCGTATGCCGACGGCTACCGGCGGCGCTACGCCCGGTTCTTCCGTAGCAGCAATATGCTGCTCATTGTGCGGGTAAACAAGGATGGAAGCCTGTTCTGGAACGGTATGAAATACCGGGACAAGGAAATTGACAAGGCACGGACGGGCGTCCTGCTGTACGCAGCAGGCACAAAAAAAGACTGA
- a CDS encoding phage virion morphogenesis protein, whose protein sequence is MAEEVTPITITVESAVVEAALDRLARAARDLRPAMRDIGGLLEKETDDNFRAQGRPHWKPLSQATILNRLMGKDREGRSKGISSVLRKDGDLRASAKRKLEGGLAILQDTGALRSSIRAHSDRDSVTIGSVLEYAAIHQFGGMAGRGKKVRIPARPFIPVDRDGNLSPEAERGVLAAIYDHLAESV, encoded by the coding sequence ATGGCAGAGGAAGTCACCCCCATAACCATCACGGTGGAATCGGCAGTGGTGGAGGCCGCCCTTGACCGTCTGGCACGCGCGGCACGCGACCTTCGCCCGGCCATGCGGGACATAGGCGGCCTTCTGGAAAAGGAGACGGACGACAATTTCCGCGCCCAGGGGCGGCCCCACTGGAAGCCGCTTTCCCAGGCGACCATCCTGAACCGGCTCATGGGGAAGGACAGAGAAGGCAGGAGCAAAGGCATTTCCAGTGTATTGAGGAAGGACGGAGATCTGCGGGCATCGGCGAAGCGGAAGCTGGAAGGCGGGCTTGCCATCCTTCAGGACACGGGAGCGCTTCGCAGCAGCATCCGCGCCCACTCGGACAGGGATTCCGTCACCATCGGTTCCGTCCTGGAATACGCGGCGATCCATCAGTTCGGGGGCATGGCCGGTCGGGGGAAGAAAGTCCGCATCCCGGCCCGCCCCTTCATTCCCGTGGACAGGGACGGCAACCTGTCACCGGAAGCCGAGCGCGGCGTGCTGGCCGCCATTTATGACCACCTGGCGGAATCAGTTTGA
- a CDS encoding head decoration protein has product MLDVKNYDAPELLGELVLFEISPDYCRETAAIKAASAEIPLGTVLMKNDDGTLSPWAPAAAAAALEEGEEKAAATTDPAPVGILLRTVAASSVNIEAPVLKRGALVSASMLKWPAGAEEKKPAALAVLEALGIVAR; this is encoded by the coding sequence ATGCTCGACGTCAAAAACTATGACGCCCCGGAACTTTTGGGCGAACTGGTGCTTTTCGAGATCTCCCCGGACTACTGCCGGGAAACGGCGGCCATCAAGGCCGCTTCGGCGGAAATCCCTCTGGGGACCGTCCTTATGAAAAACGACGACGGGACGCTTTCTCCGTGGGCCCCCGCAGCTGCCGCGGCCGCCCTGGAGGAAGGGGAAGAAAAGGCCGCCGCGACGACCGACCCCGCTCCCGTGGGGATTCTCCTTCGGACCGTTGCCGCCTCGTCCGTCAATATTGAAGCGCCCGTGCTCAAGCGCGGGGCGCTGGTGTCGGCTTCCATGCTCAAATGGCCCGCCGGCGCGGAGGAAAAGAAGCCCGCGGCGCTGGCGGTGCTTGAAGCTCTGGGCATCGTCGCCCGCTAG
- a CDS encoding major capsid protein, translated as MLTVNMRSASELTKAVNLLPVKPTYFGSIGLFEEKGSRTTSVTLDVRHGRFVLVPNRDRREGATPLAGRGSKWKTQTFQTAHLPLSDVLLPDDVQDLRAFGTEQLSTVDRVLNDRMQDLKDSITATLEYHRTGAVKGVIYDAGGDVLLNLFDAAGVAQLKKAITLPTAESVKDNPIKKAIYDVKRNAKKYLSGFMIKRFECMCSPAFFDGLTGHALVREAYERWQAVQDRFGEDDRKGFTYGGVTFWDCPDEIGGKPLVEDGKAHFYPVGSGLFSTFYAPANWNETVNTIGLPFYAKTEPRPMGKGWDMEVQSNPVCICHVPGALAELSLA; from the coding sequence ATGCTTACCGTGAATATGCGTTCGGCTTCGGAACTGACCAAAGCCGTGAACCTGCTGCCGGTGAAGCCGACCTATTTCGGCAGCATCGGCCTGTTTGAGGAAAAGGGCAGCCGCACCACGAGCGTGACCCTGGACGTGCGGCACGGCCGCTTTGTGCTGGTGCCCAACCGCGACCGCCGCGAAGGCGCGACGCCGCTTGCCGGACGCGGGAGCAAATGGAAAACGCAGACCTTCCAGACCGCGCACCTGCCGCTTTCGGACGTGCTCCTGCCTGACGACGTGCAGGATCTGCGCGCCTTCGGCACGGAGCAGCTTTCCACGGTCGACCGCGTCCTGAACGACAGGATGCAGGACTTGAAGGATTCCATCACGGCGACGCTGGAATACCATCGGACCGGGGCCGTGAAGGGCGTGATCTATGACGCCGGGGGCGATGTGCTGCTGAACCTGTTCGACGCCGCGGGCGTGGCGCAGCTCAAAAAGGCCATCACCCTGCCCACGGCGGAATCCGTCAAGGACAACCCGATCAAGAAAGCCATCTACGATGTGAAGCGCAACGCCAAGAAATACCTTTCCGGCTTCATGATCAAACGGTTCGAGTGCATGTGTTCGCCGGCCTTCTTTGACGGGCTGACCGGCCATGCCCTGGTGCGTGAGGCCTACGAGCGGTGGCAGGCGGTCCAGGACAGGTTCGGGGAAGACGACCGCAAGGGCTTCACCTACGGCGGTGTGACGTTCTGGGACTGCCCGGACGAGATCGGCGGCAAGCCCCTGGTTGAAGACGGCAAGGCGCATTTCTACCCCGTGGGATCTGGCCTGTTCAGTACGTTCTATGCCCCGGCCAACTGGAACGAGACAGTCAATACCATCGGCCTGCCGTTCTACGCCAAGACGGAACCGCGGCCTATGGGCAAGGGCTGGGACATGGAAGTACAGAGCAACCCTGTATGCATCTGCCACGTCCCGGGCGCCCTGGCCGAACTTTCGCTGGCCTGA
- a CDS encoding gp436 family protein has product MYLTPEELLSFLPGQSVIELTNDDPRGTEPDMGKVEEALRAAGELVDGYLRGRYELPLATVPTLLRDVVRTIARFKLYERRPESDMPETVMETYRAAVKTLEQIRSGRITLGVAATAEVLPERGEHRMSAPKAFFSDAMRKAYERS; this is encoded by the coding sequence ATGTACCTGACGCCTGAAGAACTGCTTTCCTTCCTGCCCGGGCAGTCGGTCATCGAGCTGACGAACGACGACCCGCGCGGGACGGAGCCGGACATGGGCAAGGTGGAGGAAGCCCTGCGTGCCGCCGGGGAACTGGTGGACGGGTATCTCCGGGGCCGTTACGAACTGCCGCTTGCCACGGTCCCCACGCTGCTTCGGGACGTGGTGCGGACCATAGCCCGCTTCAAACTGTACGAGCGCCGCCCGGAAAGCGACATGCCGGAAACGGTCATGGAAACATACAGGGCCGCGGTGAAGACGCTGGAACAGATACGCAGCGGGCGGATCACCCTGGGGGTGGCGGCTACGGCCGAAGTCCTGCCGGAACGCGGGGAACATCGCATGAGCGCGCCGAAGGCCTTTTTTTCAGACGCCATGCGCAAAGCGTATGAGAGGTCATGA
- a CDS encoding Gp37 family protein — protein sequence MATTNEMLEAIRSRLAELPLSAEFWPEEEREYRLNHPVGAALVGYAGATYGPSRDMFAVIQEREISLSVILVFRQLNGRDGAVDMVDRIRRLLTGFRPPDCGKLHMRSERFAGQASRLWWYELTLTCTGMLVEAMEMEDEPKLADVGFKGEIS from the coding sequence ATGGCGACGACCAATGAGATGCTTGAGGCCATACGGTCCCGGCTGGCGGAGCTGCCGCTTTCGGCCGAGTTCTGGCCGGAAGAAGAAAGGGAATACCGCCTGAACCATCCCGTGGGCGCGGCTCTTGTGGGCTATGCCGGGGCGACGTACGGGCCTTCGCGGGACATGTTCGCGGTGATCCAGGAGCGGGAGATCAGCCTTTCGGTCATCCTGGTGTTCCGGCAGCTGAACGGCCGGGACGGGGCCGTGGACATGGTCGACCGTATCCGGAGGCTGCTGACGGGTTTCCGCCCGCCGGACTGCGGCAAACTGCACATGCGGTCCGAACGCTTCGCCGGACAGGCGTCCCGGCTGTGGTGGTACGAGTTGACCCTGACCTGTACCGGGATGCTGGTGGAGGCGATGGAGATGGAAGACGAACCGAAACTGGCGGACGTCGGTTTCAAGGGAGAAATATCATGA
- a CDS encoding phage tail sheath subtilisin-like domain-containing protein, with protein sequence MAANFLHGVETIEVKNGGVPITVVKSAVVGLVGIAPAGPVNEPVQILSSSDAAQFGSALSGFTIPQALDAIFDHGAGTVIVVNVLDPAVHCEQATDEVLEFVAVNGRANLAHVAVRELVLKDENGETTYTEGEDYTLSATSGLVTRLASGGIPAGGKVKATYKYADPSKVKAEDIIGGIDEDGDRTGFALLESCYQLFGYDPKILIAPGYCTQLSVASEMVAQAEKLQAMALIDAPVGTTFDEAVTGRGPAGTINFSFASQRTVLCFPHLKVYSAELDADVLEPFSQRLAGVMCVTDNNEGYWKSPSNEAIQGITGAELSLTAKIDDAQSQVNLLNEKGILTVFNSYGSGWKVWGNRSSAWPTETDWETFICVRRTKDIIDESIRYSSAQFMDRPIDKALIDTILESVNQFFRKLQGDGAIMGGLAWFDQARNPDTEIKAGHLLIQYKFTPKPPLERLTYESELTGEYLVSLSGGE encoded by the coding sequence ATGGCCGCGAATTTTCTGCATGGCGTGGAAACGATCGAGGTCAAAAACGGCGGTGTGCCGATCACCGTCGTCAAGTCCGCCGTTGTCGGGCTGGTGGGGATCGCGCCCGCCGGCCCCGTCAACGAGCCGGTCCAGATTCTTTCCTCGAGTGACGCCGCCCAGTTCGGCTCCGCGCTTTCGGGCTTCACCATCCCCCAGGCGCTGGACGCCATTTTCGACCACGGAGCGGGCACGGTGATCGTCGTCAACGTCCTTGACCCTGCTGTGCATTGCGAACAGGCAACGGACGAGGTGCTGGAGTTCGTCGCCGTGAACGGACGGGCGAACCTTGCCCATGTCGCCGTGCGCGAGCTGGTGCTGAAGGATGAAAACGGAGAGACCACCTATACGGAAGGCGAGGACTACACGCTTTCGGCCACGTCCGGACTGGTGACACGCCTGGCTTCCGGGGGGATCCCGGCGGGCGGCAAGGTGAAGGCGACTTACAAATACGCCGATCCATCCAAGGTCAAGGCGGAGGACATTATCGGCGGTATTGACGAAGACGGGGACCGCACGGGCTTTGCCCTGCTGGAAAGCTGTTACCAGCTTTTCGGCTATGACCCCAAGATCCTGATCGCGCCGGGTTACTGCACGCAGCTTTCCGTGGCGTCCGAGATGGTGGCCCAGGCGGAGAAGCTCCAGGCAATGGCGCTCATCGATGCGCCTGTGGGCACCACCTTTGACGAGGCCGTCACCGGACGCGGTCCTGCGGGCACGATCAACTTTTCCTTTGCCAGCCAGCGGACGGTGCTCTGCTTCCCGCACCTGAAGGTGTACAGCGCGGAACTGGATGCCGACGTCCTGGAGCCGTTTTCCCAGCGTCTTGCCGGCGTCATGTGCGTGACGGACAACAATGAAGGCTACTGGAAAAGCCCCAGCAACGAGGCCATCCAGGGCATCACGGGCGCGGAGCTTTCCCTGACCGCCAAGATCGACGACGCGCAAAGCCAGGTCAACCTGTTGAACGAAAAGGGCATCCTGACCGTGTTCAATTCCTATGGCTCCGGCTGGAAGGTCTGGGGCAACCGCTCCAGCGCCTGGCCGACGGAGACGGACTGGGAGACCTTCATCTGCGTTCGCAGGACCAAGGATATCATCGACGAAAGCATCCGCTACTCTTCGGCACAGTTCATGGACCGGCCCATCGACAAGGCGCTCATCGACACGATCCTGGAGAGCGTGAACCAGTTTTTCCGCAAGCTCCAGGGCGACGGGGCCATCATGGGCGGCCTGGCCTGGTTCGACCAGGCACGCAACCCGGATACGGAGATCAAGGCCGGGCACCTGCTGATTCAATACAAGTTTACCCCCAAGCCCCCGCTGGAACGCCTGACCTATGAAAGCGAACTGACCGGGGAATATCTTGTTTCCCTGAGTGGCGGCGAATAA
- a CDS encoding phage major tail tube protein, translated as MSGIQTAQVVNATIYLNGKTLLGRAAEVKLPEITAAMKEHSALGMVGKFELPAGFEKMEGEIVWNSFYADVLKSQADIFTAYSLQCRSSWELWSSQGRDREAPLVTFLTVQFKSFPLGEFKQHEGVSLTTKFSCTYVKQVLDGQDILELDVLANIYKAGGRDLLSNYRVNIGG; from the coding sequence ATGAGCGGCATACAGACTGCGCAGGTAGTCAATGCGACCATCTACCTGAACGGAAAAACCCTGCTGGGACGGGCTGCTGAAGTGAAGCTGCCGGAGATCACGGCGGCCATGAAAGAACACAGCGCCCTGGGCATGGTGGGCAAGTTCGAACTGCCTGCGGGTTTTGAGAAAATGGAAGGCGAGATCGTCTGGAACTCTTTCTATGCGGACGTGCTGAAGTCCCAGGCGGATATCTTCACGGCGTATTCCCTTCAGTGCCGCTCTTCCTGGGAATTGTGGAGCAGCCAGGGACGCGACAGGGAGGCCCCGCTGGTCACCTTCCTGACCGTACAGTTCAAGTCGTTCCCCTTAGGCGAGTTCAAGCAGCACGAGGGCGTTTCCCTGACCACAAAGTTTTCCTGCACCTACGTCAAGCAGGTCCTCGACGGTCAGGACATTCTGGAGCTGGACGTGCTGGCGAACATCTACAAGGCGGGTGGAAGGGATCTCCTTTCCAATTACCGCGTCAACATCGGAGGCTAG